A section of the Roseivirga sp. BDSF3-8 genome encodes:
- a CDS encoding shikimate dehydrogenase, which translates to MSASDKLIGLVGFPLGHSFSNRYFTEKFQKEGIEGFSHRNFEIQSVNDLSKLLSQEPRLIGLNVTIPLKQAIIPLLHELDSTAEEIGAVNTIRIRGGRLKGFNTDYYGFQESLKQWLGDKITCLNKALILGTGGASRAIKVALEDLDIVPQYVSRHPQENEMSYNSLKASPDLLHEYPLIINCTPLGTFPDIEQKPDIPYGSVSSNHWLYDLVYNPAETAFLNAGRKQGAQIKNGLQMLHLQADKSWEIWNGTI; encoded by the coding sequence ATGTCTGCCTCTGATAAGCTTATAGGGCTCGTTGGGTTCCCTTTAGGCCACTCTTTTAGTAACCGTTATTTTACAGAGAAATTTCAGAAGGAAGGTATTGAGGGGTTTTCCCACCGGAATTTTGAAATTCAATCTGTCAATGATCTGAGCAAATTATTAAGTCAAGAGCCCCGGCTAATAGGCCTTAATGTAACTATCCCACTCAAGCAAGCCATAATACCTCTCTTACATGAACTGGATAGTACTGCCGAAGAAATAGGAGCTGTTAATACAATCCGAATAAGGGGGGGTAGGCTAAAAGGCTTCAATACTGACTATTATGGCTTTCAGGAAAGCTTAAAGCAATGGCTAGGTGATAAGATCACCTGCCTGAATAAAGCATTAATCTTGGGTACAGGTGGCGCCTCCAGGGCTATAAAGGTAGCTTTGGAGGATTTGGACATTGTGCCGCAGTATGTAAGTCGCCATCCGCAAGAGAACGAAATGAGCTATAACAGCTTAAAGGCAAGTCCCGACTTGCTTCACGAGTACCCGCTTATTATAAACTGTACTCCTCTGGGTACTTTTCCAGACATTGAGCAAAAGCCTGACATTCCATATGGCTCTGTAAGCTCAAATCACTGGCTTTATGACCTGGTTTATAATCCTGCTGAAACGGCTTTTCTAAATGCAGGAAGGAAACAAGGAGCGCAAATAAAAAACGGCCTGCAGATGTTACATCTACAGGCCGATAAGTCATGGGAAATCTGGAATGGTACTATTTAA
- a CDS encoding monodechloroaminopyrrolnitrin synthase PrnB family protein produces the protein MTPTNLEKAFPDTKSFLDTIHQDEQIIGQTDVLGADEWIKKIPVFNNEGNVEGLINILKDALPTPETAEKYTYHEAAAAMRDLGILFGSIKRHGEEPETHVPNLADTMMVLSKTLDLPPRDTLISYSVWNPQGSRLRTYTGTADEMNLIYSVQMSMNPLVKAILLLDKLYHMSFEDPEFAPLCRETAENFQAMVKGVVHAKRHVAPEVFAGSLRFYFDPIQLDGKTYLGPGAVEMPVFVFDHILWSSDCTNEEYLGFKETYHPYVLPKMRQVYNAYNNKPSLLTRFSLFLENSDQSNPVVRENIKAMEFLCTQLKSFRMPHKKVAENAYHKTPKAQRSKGSGGYAPTMLTHIINLNLRQIEKFKKSSKKYTEQKAAVMV, from the coding sequence ATGACACCCACCAATCTGGAAAAGGCATTTCCCGACACGAAATCCTTTTTAGATACCATTCATCAGGACGAACAGATCATCGGCCAAACAGACGTACTCGGAGCTGACGAATGGATTAAAAAAATACCTGTTTTTAATAACGAAGGAAATGTTGAAGGGCTAATTAACATCCTTAAGGATGCTCTTCCCACTCCTGAAACTGCAGAAAAATACACATATCACGAAGCTGCAGCAGCCATGCGTGATCTGGGTATACTCTTCGGTTCTATAAAAAGACACGGCGAGGAACCTGAAACACATGTTCCCAATCTGGCTGACACTATGATGGTGTTGTCCAAAACACTGGATCTCCCTCCAAGAGATACACTCATTAGCTACTCCGTATGGAACCCACAAGGCAGCCGCCTTCGGACCTATACTGGTACGGCTGACGAAATGAACCTGATTTATAGTGTTCAAATGAGCATGAACCCTTTGGTTAAAGCGATTCTTCTGCTTGACAAGCTTTACCACATGTCATTTGAAGACCCTGAATTTGCTCCCCTTTGCCGCGAGACTGCTGAAAATTTCCAGGCAATGGTTAAAGGAGTCGTTCATGCGAAAAGGCATGTAGCTCCTGAGGTATTTGCAGGAAGCCTCCGTTTCTATTTTGATCCTATTCAGCTAGATGGTAAGACTTACCTTGGCCCTGGCGCTGTAGAAATGCCCGTATTTGTGTTTGACCACATCCTTTGGAGCTCTGACTGTACAAATGAGGAGTATCTTGGATTTAAGGAAACGTATCACCCTTACGTTTTACCCAAAATGAGGCAGGTATACAATGCTTACAATAATAAGCCAAGTCTGCTAACCCGTTTTAGTCTCTTCCTGGAAAATAGCGATCAGAGCAACCCCGTCGTAAGGGAAAACATCAAGGCGATGGAGTTCCTGTGCACTCAGCTCAAAAGCTTCAGGATGCCTCACAAAAAGGTGGCTGAAAATGCTTATCACAAAACGCCAAAGGCTCAAAGGTCTAAAGGTAGTGGCGGATACGCTCCCACTATGCTTACGCATATAATTAATCTGAACCTTCGTCAGATTGAGAAATTCAAGAAATCAAGCAAAAAGTATACTGAGCAGAAAGCTGCTGTAATGGTTTAA
- the uvrB gene encoding excinuclease ABC subunit UvrB, translating to MDFILNSEYEPTGDQPEAIRQLVQGLDDGEESQVLLGVTGSGKTFTVANVIAETKRPTLVLSHNKTLAAQLYGELKQFFPENAVEYFISYYDYYQPEAYISSTNLYIEKDLSINEEIEKLRLSATSSLLTGRRDIVVVASVSCIYGIGNPEEFGKNVIKLQEGDRLPRNQFLFALVDILYSRTEAEFKRGTFRVKGDTVDVFLAYADFAYRFIFWGDEIEAIQRVDPQTGKKISDERMVTIYPANLFVTGRDVMQVAIKEIQDDLVSQVTSFETEQRYLEAKRLKERTEFDLEMIRELGYCSGVENYSRYFDRRRPGQRPFCLLDYFPDDYLLVIDESHVTVPQVRAMWGGDRARKTSLVDFGFRLPSALDNRPLTFNEFEDMINQIIFVSATPAEYELRRSEGVVVEQIIRPTGLLDPEIDVRPCLNQIDDLLEEIDERIKKEERVLVTTLTKRMAEELNKFLERAGVKARYIHSEVDSLERVEILRQLRLGEFDVLVGVNLLREGLDLPEVSLVAILDADKEGFLRNERSLVQTIGRAARNENGKVIMYADTITDSMQLAIDETNRRRAIQEAYNKEHGITPKTVRKSREAILSQTSVADSSSKKKKYYAGQETMSVAADPIVGYMGKSELEKTIKQTQKNMEKAARDLDFIEAARLRDELAELKKLLEEKS from the coding sequence ATGGATTTTATTCTAAATTCTGAATATGAACCCACTGGGGACCAACCTGAGGCAATACGTCAGCTTGTCCAGGGACTGGATGACGGTGAAGAGTCGCAGGTACTTTTAGGGGTAACCGGGTCGGGTAAAACCTTTACAGTGGCTAATGTAATAGCTGAGACAAAAAGACCAACTTTGGTGCTCAGCCATAATAAAACACTGGCTGCACAGCTTTATGGCGAACTAAAGCAGTTTTTCCCTGAAAACGCGGTAGAATATTTCATTTCGTACTACGATTACTACCAGCCTGAAGCTTACATATCCAGTACTAATCTTTATATAGAGAAGGACCTTAGCATCAATGAAGAAATAGAGAAATTACGCTTAAGTGCTACTTCTTCGTTATTAACTGGTCGGCGTGATATTGTGGTAGTTGCCTCAGTGTCATGTATTTATGGTATAGGTAACCCCGAGGAGTTCGGGAAGAATGTAATTAAACTTCAGGAAGGTGACAGGCTTCCCAGAAATCAATTTTTATTTGCCCTTGTAGATATTCTCTACAGCCGGACGGAAGCAGAGTTTAAACGAGGAACATTCCGAGTTAAGGGGGATACAGTAGATGTTTTCCTGGCCTATGCAGACTTTGCTTATCGGTTTATCTTTTGGGGTGACGAGATAGAAGCTATCCAACGGGTAGATCCTCAAACGGGCAAGAAGATTTCTGATGAACGGATGGTGACCATCTATCCCGCTAACCTCTTTGTTACAGGACGCGATGTTATGCAGGTAGCCATCAAAGAAATTCAGGACGACTTGGTTTCCCAAGTTACTTCCTTTGAAACTGAGCAAAGATACCTTGAAGCAAAGAGGCTCAAGGAGCGTACTGAATTTGATTTGGAAATGATCCGTGAGTTGGGGTATTGTTCGGGCGTGGAAAACTACTCCCGATATTTTGACCGGCGGCGGCCTGGGCAGCGGCCTTTCTGCCTGCTTGATTATTTTCCTGATGATTACCTTCTGGTGATAGATGAAAGTCATGTGACTGTGCCTCAGGTCAGGGCTATGTGGGGTGGTGATCGTGCCCGAAAAACGAGCCTTGTGGATTTTGGCTTTAGGCTTCCCAGTGCATTAGATAACCGCCCGCTAACTTTTAACGAATTTGAGGATATGATCAACCAGATCATATTTGTCAGTGCCACACCTGCGGAATATGAGCTCAGGAGGTCGGAGGGGGTGGTAGTAGAACAAATCATTCGTCCCACAGGCCTCCTTGATCCAGAGATAGATGTGCGCCCCTGCCTTAATCAGATTGACGATTTGCTGGAGGAAATTGACGAACGGATTAAAAAGGAAGAGCGTGTACTGGTTACTACGCTTACCAAGAGAATGGCTGAAGAGCTTAATAAATTTCTTGAGAGAGCAGGTGTCAAAGCGCGATATATTCACTCTGAGGTAGACTCCCTGGAGCGGGTAGAGATACTGCGACAGCTTCGTTTGGGTGAGTTTGATGTACTTGTAGGCGTAAACCTGCTGCGGGAGGGACTCGACCTGCCGGAGGTGTCACTGGTGGCTATTTTGGATGCGGACAAGGAAGGGTTTCTCAGAAATGAGCGAAGCCTGGTACAAACCATAGGTCGAGCCGCCCGAAATGAAAATGGCAAAGTAATTATGTATGCCGACACCATTACGGACAGCATGCAGCTTGCTATAGATGAGACTAACCGGCGCAGGGCTATCCAGGAAGCCTACAATAAGGAACATGGGATTACGCCTAAAACAGTCCGCAAATCACGAGAGGCTATTCTTTCTCAAACCAGTGTGGCAGATAGTAGTAGTAAAAAGAAGAAATACTATGCAGGCCAGGAAACTATGTCAGTAGCTGCTGACCCTATAGTAGGCTATATGGGTAAATCTGAGTTGGAGAAGACCATTAAGCAAACTCAGAAAAACATGGAAAAGGCTGCCAGAGATCTCGATTTTATAGAAGCTGCCCGCTTGCGTGACGAACTTGCGGAGTTGAAAAAACTCCTGGAAGAAAAGTCGTAG
- a CDS encoding PhoH family protein produces MARARKEKKIFVLDTSVILYSHDSIMNFQEHDVAIPITVLEELDQFKKGNDTKNFEAREFIRKLDELSKGGNLQEWIPLNGKTKGNFRVVMGFPEAGAFQEDIPDHRILGAAILLQKEQAELAAGKRKKVVLVTKDINLRLKAKSVDIHAEDYETGKIKNVNTLHSGKVVMENLDTQIINALHKEGRFDVKPVFGRKKPGHNNYYILKSDTNSVLAYYNSTMGDLERVEKRSVYGIKPKNAEQTFAIHALLQENIRLVTIQGVAGTGKTLLALASALEQRSDFKQIFLARPIVPLSNKDIGYLPGDIKSKLNPYMEPLWDNLKFIQNQFKETDKDFQKITDMVNKEKLVIQPLAYIRGRSLSNIFFIVDEAQNLTPHEVKTIITRAGDNCKIIFTGDIYQIDTPYLDSQSNGLSYLIDRVKDHPLYAHVTLEKGERSDLANLANELL; encoded by the coding sequence ATGGCCAGAGCCCGTAAGGAAAAGAAGATTTTTGTGCTGGATACATCTGTCATCCTGTACTCCCACGATTCGATCATGAATTTTCAGGAACATGATGTAGCCATTCCTATTACCGTTTTGGAAGAGTTGGACCAGTTCAAAAAAGGAAACGACACCAAAAATTTCGAAGCAAGAGAGTTTATCCGTAAACTGGACGAGCTTTCAAAAGGAGGCAACCTTCAGGAGTGGATACCTTTGAATGGAAAGACTAAAGGCAACTTCCGGGTAGTGATGGGATTTCCGGAAGCGGGGGCATTTCAGGAAGACATACCAGATCACCGGATTCTGGGCGCAGCCATCCTCTTACAAAAGGAACAGGCAGAACTTGCAGCCGGAAAACGTAAAAAAGTAGTACTGGTCACTAAGGACATAAACCTGAGGCTCAAGGCTAAATCGGTGGATATCCATGCTGAAGACTATGAAACAGGCAAGATCAAAAATGTCAACACCTTGCATAGCGGTAAGGTGGTTATGGAAAACCTGGACACGCAAATAATCAACGCTCTTCATAAGGAAGGGAGGTTTGACGTAAAACCAGTTTTTGGAAGGAAAAAGCCCGGCCATAATAATTACTACATACTGAAGAGCGACACTAATTCAGTATTGGCCTACTACAATAGCACGATGGGTGACCTGGAGCGGGTGGAAAAAAGGAGTGTGTATGGTATTAAACCCAAAAACGCCGAGCAAACATTCGCTATACATGCACTATTGCAGGAAAATATCAGGCTGGTAACCATACAGGGAGTAGCAGGAACAGGAAAGACCCTTCTCGCTCTGGCCAGTGCACTTGAGCAGCGCAGTGACTTTAAGCAAATCTTTCTTGCCCGACCCATAGTGCCATTAAGTAATAAAGACATAGGCTACCTGCCCGGAGACATCAAGAGTAAACTCAATCCTTATATGGAGCCTCTCTGGGATAACCTTAAGTTTATTCAGAACCAATTCAAAGAAACGGATAAGGACTTCCAGAAGATTACCGATATGGTGAATAAGGAAAAGCTGGTTATCCAGCCACTGGCCTATATCCGTGGAAGGAGCCTGAGTAACATTTTTTTTATCGTAGACGAAGCCCAAAACCTGACTCCACACGAAGTTAAAACCATTATTACCCGAGCAGGTGATAATTGTAAGATTATCTTTACCGGTGATATCTATCAGATTGATACACCCTACCTGGATTCACAAAGCAATGGACTCTCTTATTTAATTGACAGGGTCAAAGACCATCCCCTCTATGCGCATGTTACCTTAGAAAAAGGGGAGCGATCAGATTTGGCAAACCTGGCCAATGAGTTACTCTAA
- a CDS encoding helix-turn-helix domain-containing protein, which produces MNFRELKSLVRQGEHGRLEFKRKAAYPEKIIKEVVAFANTEGGELLIGVDDDGKIPGLKFAEEDKYVLDKAIARYCSPDIHYTTEIIPLNESRSVIRYSINKSPEGPHYVQEPGAPQRKVYVRVNDQSIQASREVRQVLKGEKKSREVRFSFGEKEKQLMEFLDKKGSITVAQFAEIAGEPARKVSRTLVLLVLAGVLRIEPRTGQDLFMRKSEIPERTDR; this is translated from the coding sequence ATGAACTTCAGAGAACTCAAATCACTTGTAAGGCAGGGGGAACACGGACGGTTGGAGTTTAAAAGAAAAGCAGCTTACCCCGAAAAAATAATCAAAGAAGTGGTGGCATTCGCCAATACAGAGGGCGGTGAATTACTAATAGGAGTAGACGACGACGGCAAAATACCAGGCCTTAAATTTGCTGAAGAAGACAAGTATGTTCTGGATAAGGCCATAGCCCGCTATTGCTCACCTGATATACACTATACTACTGAAATTATTCCCCTAAACGAGTCCCGTTCCGTTATACGTTATTCCATAAATAAAAGCCCGGAGGGGCCTCATTATGTACAGGAACCGGGGGCCCCTCAGAGAAAAGTTTACGTCCGGGTAAATGATCAGAGTATCCAGGCAAGTCGTGAAGTTAGGCAGGTATTGAAAGGAGAAAAAAAGTCGCGGGAAGTTCGGTTTAGCTTTGGCGAAAAGGAAAAGCAGCTAATGGAGTTTCTGGACAAAAAAGGTAGTATTACCGTAGCCCAATTTGCAGAAATAGCAGGAGAGCCTGCCAGGAAGGTTTCCCGGACATTGGTATTGCTCGTTCTGGCTGGAGTACTTAGAATTGAACCACGTACAGGGCAGGATCTTTTCATGCGGAAATCTGAAATACCAGAACGCACTGATAGGTAA
- the gcvP gene encoding aminomethyl-transferring glycine dehydrogenase — translation MKIDLKARQNFASRHNGPDEDQIREMLQTVNATSVEELIAQTIPESIRLKKPLDLPSPVTENAFLNDFKKLASENKVLKSYIGMGYYGTIVPGVIQRNILENPGWYTAYTPYQAEIAQGRLEALINFQTAVMDLTGMDLANASLLDEGTAAAEAMAMLYSLRKKEKKSANRFFVDKNTFPQTLDVLRTRALPVGIELVVDDLDALDLTDEEIFGILLQYPDANGEIADHEALIKTAKAQNIFVSVATDLLSLTLIKSPGEMGADVVVGSSQRMGVPMGYGGPHAAYFATKEEYKRQIPGRIIGISVDTKGNAAYRMALQTREQHIRREKATSNICTAQVLLAVMAGMYCVYHGPEGLKQIALRSHGMARLTEAGLEQLGLTQKNEAYFDTLKIALPKEGLKGKIKEATEKAGINLRYFHDEAAIGITMDETVRVADVYELLDVMAEVTGGILDKEALNKLAENLELSLPESLVRETPYMDHPIFHSLRTESEMLRYIKKLENKDLSLVHSMISLGSCTMKLNATTEMVPVSWAEFGHMHPFAPLDQAKGYQKLFTNLENWLSEITGFAATSLQPNSGAQGEYAGLMVIRAYHLDRGESERDVVLIPSSAHGTNPASAVMAGMKVVIVKCDERGNIDLEDLKEKAEKHSSNLSALMVTYPSTHGVFEEAIREICDLIHKHGGQVYMDGANMNAQVGLTSPANIGADVCHLNLHKTFCIPHGGGGPGMGPICVAAHLQPFLPGNPIVKTGGDEAITAISAAPYGSASILTISYAYIAMMGAEGLTEATQLAILNANYIKERLKGAFDVLYTGKNGRCAHEMIIDCREFKKVNIEVEDIAKRLMDYGFHAPTVSFPVPGTIMIEPTESESKPELDRFCDALLSIRQEIREIEAGRADENNNVLKNAPHTQAVITAEEWDLPYSRTKAAYPLDYVRDGKFWPTVSRIDSAYGDRNLMCSCIPVDEYEESPEAVSV, via the coding sequence ATGAAAATCGACCTGAAAGCCCGGCAAAATTTTGCCTCCCGTCACAATGGCCCGGATGAAGATCAAATCCGGGAAATGCTTCAGACCGTTAACGCTACTTCAGTTGAAGAGCTTATAGCCCAGACTATCCCCGAGTCTATACGTTTGAAGAAACCTCTTGATCTACCTTCCCCCGTAACCGAAAATGCTTTTCTGAATGACTTCAAAAAGCTGGCATCTGAAAACAAGGTGCTTAAAAGCTACATCGGGATGGGGTATTACGGTACCATTGTGCCAGGGGTTATTCAACGAAATATTCTGGAAAACCCTGGCTGGTATACAGCCTACACTCCTTACCAGGCTGAGATAGCTCAGGGCCGCCTGGAGGCACTGATTAACTTTCAAACAGCAGTGATGGACCTGACCGGCATGGACCTGGCCAATGCTTCATTGCTGGATGAGGGCACAGCAGCCGCAGAAGCAATGGCTATGCTGTATAGCCTGAGAAAAAAAGAGAAGAAATCTGCAAACCGTTTTTTTGTAGATAAAAATACATTTCCCCAAACGTTGGATGTTCTGCGGACCCGTGCCTTGCCTGTCGGGATAGAACTGGTAGTAGATGACCTGGACGCGCTGGACCTTACTGACGAAGAAATTTTTGGTATTCTTCTGCAGTACCCTGATGCTAACGGTGAAATAGCCGACCACGAAGCACTGATAAAAACAGCTAAGGCCCAGAATATTTTTGTGTCTGTAGCCACAGACCTCTTAAGCCTTACCTTAATTAAAAGCCCGGGAGAGATGGGTGCAGACGTAGTTGTCGGTAGCAGCCAGCGCATGGGCGTGCCTATGGGCTATGGAGGCCCACATGCTGCCTATTTTGCGACTAAAGAAGAGTATAAGCGACAAATCCCCGGCCGTATCATCGGTATTTCTGTTGATACTAAGGGCAACGCTGCCTACCGAATGGCTCTTCAGACAAGAGAGCAGCACATACGACGCGAAAAAGCAACCTCAAATATTTGTACCGCTCAGGTACTACTTGCTGTGATGGCAGGTATGTATTGTGTATACCACGGCCCCGAAGGCCTTAAGCAGATTGCCCTGCGCAGCCATGGAATGGCCCGCCTTACAGAGGCAGGCCTCGAGCAATTAGGCCTTACCCAAAAAAATGAGGCTTACTTTGACACACTGAAGATAGCACTACCCAAAGAAGGGCTGAAGGGGAAAATCAAGGAAGCAACTGAAAAGGCCGGTATCAACCTACGGTATTTTCATGATGAGGCAGCCATAGGCATTACTATGGATGAAACTGTTCGCGTAGCCGATGTATATGAGCTGCTGGATGTAATGGCGGAGGTAACAGGAGGAATCCTTGATAAAGAGGCTCTGAATAAATTGGCTGAGAACCTGGAGCTATCCCTGCCTGAAAGCCTGGTAAGGGAGACTCCGTACATGGATCACCCTATTTTTCATAGCCTGCGCACCGAAAGTGAGATGCTGCGCTACATAAAAAAGCTTGAGAACAAAGACCTTAGCCTGGTGCACAGCATGATCTCCCTCGGTTCATGCACCATGAAGCTCAATGCTACTACCGAGATGGTGCCGGTTAGCTGGGCAGAATTTGGTCACATGCATCCTTTTGCTCCATTAGATCAGGCCAAAGGCTATCAAAAACTGTTTACAAATCTTGAGAACTGGCTTTCAGAAATTACCGGATTTGCAGCTACCTCTCTTCAGCCTAACTCTGGTGCACAGGGTGAATATGCTGGATTGATGGTGATTCGCGCTTACCACTTGGACAGAGGCGAAAGCGAGCGTGATGTGGTGCTCATTCCCTCTTCCGCACATGGCACTAACCCGGCCAGTGCCGTCATGGCAGGAATGAAGGTAGTAATAGTAAAGTGCGACGAGAGGGGCAATATCGACCTTGAGGATCTTAAAGAGAAAGCGGAGAAGCACAGCTCCAACCTCTCTGCCCTTATGGTGACTTACCCGAGCACCCATGGAGTATTTGAGGAGGCCATACGGGAAATATGCGACCTTATCCACAAACATGGAGGCCAGGTATATATGGATGGAGCCAATATGAATGCACAGGTGGGTCTTACCAGCCCCGCAAACATCGGTGCAGATGTATGCCACCTGAACTTACATAAGACATTCTGTATCCCGCATGGTGGTGGAGGCCCTGGCATGGGCCCGATCTGTGTGGCGGCCCATCTTCAGCCTTTCCTTCCCGGAAATCCTATAGTAAAAACAGGCGGTGATGAGGCTATTACGGCTATATCTGCCGCTCCTTATGGCAGCGCAAGCATTCTTACAATCTCGTATGCCTACATTGCTATGATGGGTGCAGAGGGATTAACAGAAGCCACCCAACTTGCGATTCTCAATGCTAACTACATTAAGGAGAGACTCAAGGGAGCATTTGATGTACTCTATACCGGCAAAAACGGACGCTGCGCTCATGAAATGATCATTGATTGCAGGGAGTTTAAGAAGGTAAATATTGAGGTGGAAGACATTGCCAAGCGATTGATGGACTATGGGTTCCATGCGCCTACCGTTTCATTCCCTGTTCCTGGCACCATCATGATAGAGCCTACGGAAAGTGAAAGCAAGCCTGAGCTTGATCGCTTCTGTGATGCCCTTCTTTCCATCCGTCAGGAGATTCGCGAGATTGAAGCAGGCCGGGCTGATGAGAATAATAATGTATTGAAAAATGCACCTCATACCCAGGCGGTCATTACTGCCGAGGAGTGGGATCTTCCTTACAGTCGCACCAAAGCTGCCTACCCATTAGATTATGTACGCGATGGTAAGTTCTGGCCGACCGTAAGCCGTATCGACAGCGCTTATGGAGACAGGAACCTCATGTGCAGTTGTATTCCGGTAGATGAATATGAAGAAAGCCCTGAAGCAGTATCTGTCTGA
- a CDS encoding DEAD/DEAH box helicase gives MAQDINKFEDFKLNKQLLNAIEEQGYEHPTPIQQKAIPLIQAGHDLLGIAQTGTGKTAAFTLPLLYKLRYAQGSSPRAIILTPTRELAIQIEDEVNKLSTYTDLRTVALYGGKGPKSQKEAVEAGCDLIVATPGRLIDIYKTGALLMKEIKTLVIDEADKMMDMGFMPKIRNVLEVIPVKRQNLLFSATMPDKVVKLSEEFLEWPERVEVTPQATAAETVEQLLYEVPNLKTKINLLEHLLQDKESWTRVIVFTKTRETANNVYKYLSRKLHDDELRVIHANKGQNTRTNAMDNFKEGNIRVLVATDVASRGIDVAEVSHVVNFDIPLIHEDYVHRIGRTGRAEHTGVAISFANEAELFHVKHIEKLIRQPIPRGRIPDEVKIEKTDFAEKQLIAREIDLIKRRENPNFKGAFHEKKRKKDPKAQSHWDARSNKGKRKSGNKGKRRR, from the coding sequence ATGGCGCAAGATATTAACAAATTCGAAGACTTTAAGCTTAATAAGCAGCTTCTAAATGCGATAGAAGAGCAGGGATACGAGCACCCCACCCCCATCCAGCAAAAAGCCATCCCACTGATACAGGCAGGGCACGATTTACTGGGAATAGCCCAGACAGGCACAGGCAAAACAGCGGCCTTTACGTTACCCTTATTATACAAACTCAGGTATGCCCAGGGAAGCAGCCCAAGAGCTATAATTCTCACCCCTACCCGCGAGTTGGCTATCCAGATAGAGGACGAAGTAAATAAACTGAGTACATATACTGACCTTCGTACAGTTGCCTTATATGGAGGAAAGGGGCCTAAAAGTCAAAAAGAAGCCGTAGAAGCCGGGTGCGACCTCATAGTTGCTACTCCCGGGAGGTTAATCGATATCTACAAAACCGGTGCCCTCCTGATGAAGGAGATAAAAACCCTGGTCATTGACGAGGCGGATAAGATGATGGATATGGGGTTTATGCCCAAGATCAGGAATGTACTCGAGGTGATACCGGTCAAGAGACAGAACCTGCTTTTTAGTGCAACTATGCCTGACAAAGTGGTGAAGTTATCCGAAGAGTTTCTGGAATGGCCGGAAAGAGTAGAAGTGACCCCACAGGCCACAGCTGCCGAAACGGTAGAGCAATTACTATATGAGGTACCTAATTTAAAGACTAAGATAAATCTACTGGAACATCTGTTACAGGATAAAGAGTCCTGGACCCGTGTAATCGTTTTTACTAAAACCCGGGAGACGGCCAATAATGTCTACAAGTACCTGAGCCGTAAGCTTCATGATGATGAACTGCGGGTGATCCATGCGAATAAAGGCCAGAACACCCGTACAAATGCCATGGATAACTTTAAAGAAGGTAACATCCGGGTGCTGGTAGCCACAGACGTAGCCTCAAGAGGTATCGATGTAGCAGAAGTAAGTCATGTCGTGAATTTTGACATTCCACTTATCCACGAAGACTACGTACACAGGATAGGTCGTACAGGGCGGGCAGAACATACCGGAGTAGCCATTTCGTTTGCCAATGAGGCCGAGCTATTTCATGTAAAGCATATCGAAAAACTGATCCGCCAACCTATTCCCAGGGGAAGAATACCCGACGAAGTTAAAATCGAAAAGACAGATTTCGCGGAAAAGCAGTTGATAGCCCGTGAAATAGACCTTATAAAGCGTAGGGAAAACCCTAATTTCAAAGGCGCCTTTCATGAGAAAAAGCGAAAAAAAGATCCTAAAGCGCAGAGTCATTGGGATGCCCGATCAAACAAAGGCAAAAGAAAGTCAGGAAATAAGGGTAAGAGAAGAAGGTAG